The Chitinophaga pinensis DSM 2588 region AACACGACCATTCCAGGAGTTCACGAAACCATAAGTGATGTTATACAGCTCATTATGCGTACCGATAGTGATGTTGTGTTTACCCTTGAAGATATTCACATTATCAGTGAATTCAAAAGTCTTCTGCTTCATGTTGAAGATAGACGCTTCACGGTCTGTACCCAGGAAAATAGTACCACCTCTTGATTTGATCTGAATCTGTGCCAGGGAAGGATCAGAAGTCGGGTCACGGTAGTCATGAACGGTAGAGTAACCAACGATCAAACTGTTAGAAACGGAGTTATTAAAACGGCTTTTCACCTCCAGTACGGTAGAAGACTGATTGTTTACCTGTTTGAAGTCGATACCGCTGAAACGGAAGTTCTGCTGGTCGCGCTCCAGGTTGGTAGCTTCTGAAGTAATGGTATTGTTACGCAGTGACAACTGGTGTTTATCATTGATATTCCAGTCTAAGCGGTTAAAGTACTTATTGGAATTTGAATAAATAGAAGTGTTGCCATAAGTTCCCGGATCATACTTACCAGATTTGCTCACATCCAGATCCAGCATGTGCTGACGGATCTGTTCAGCTTCCTGTACAGTGATCAGCGGCATATCAGCTGAACCAGCACCCAGGATCACCGGATCACGACGACGTGCGATCTCTTCGTTGGTGAAGAAGAATAATTTATCCTTGATAATAGGGAAACCTAATCTGATACCGGTCTGATAGTCATGGAAACTGGAAGGCAGTTTGGAACCGTCACCGGCATTGTTTTTACCGATCAGGTCAGCATTACGGCCAAAACCGTATACCGAACCATGGAATTCGTTCGTACCGCTACGGGTTACCGCGTTGATACTACCACCCAGAAAGTTACCGATTTTCACATCATATGGAGCCAGGTATACCTGGATATCCTGGATCGCATCCAGTGATACCGGGTTGGAACGGGTACTGCTACCAGGCTGTCCGGAGCTATTGCTCTGACCACCCATGGAAGGGCTGAAGCCGATCGCATCGTTATTGATCGCGCCATCCAATGTAACGTTATTGTAACGGTAGTTGGTACCCAGGAAAGAGTTGTTATTACTCTGTGGAGTAGCACGGGTAAAGTCCTGGAAACTACGGTTGATCGAAGGCAGGGTTTTCAACTGGTTCTGACCAATTTTGAAAGAACCGCCTTTCTGTGTGGTGTTGCCTTTTACTACTACTTCGCTCAGTGCAGTAGAAGCATCGGCCAACTGGAAATTGAAAGTAGAGCTACCCAGGGAAAGATTAATTCCGGGAGCTTCTTCAGTTTTAAAACCTATATAGGAAACGGTGATTGTGTATGGACCACCAGGGTTAACGTTGTTGATGAGGTAACGACCGTCTGCCTGTGTCTGCGCACCGTAACGGGTACCTGTAGAAGTGTTTACTGCCAGTATTGTAACCCCTGGCAGGGCCTCTCCTTTACTGCTCACTATTTTCCCGGTGATCTGGGAAGTGGTGATCTGAGCTCTTAAGCCGGCAGCCGACAGTACAAGGATACTCACAAATAACAATAATGAATAGAATTGCTTATTCACGTCTTTTCAATTTTGACGCAAACGTATCCCTGCTACATTACGCATATGTTAACACAATATTAAATTAATGTTAACACACAGACGCACGTATCACACTCAATAACTTATATGTTAAGTTTTGAGCTATGTGAGCAAATTATTCTGTTCGGCTTGTTTAATTCCTTACTTATTCCCAGACATAGACATAGGTAAAATGACAGGAAAAGCAGATAGAAAATTATTCATACAAGCTTGTTATAGGCAACAATAAGGGTATTGATAGTAATAGGTTTCCTTATATGTTCGCATGTTTCCAAAAATATATAGCGTGTGTTAAGGGAGTGTTACCCTAATATTAACTTTGGTCATTTCTAATGTTAAGTTTTTGAAGCATGTAACTTTCGCAGCAAGATGACCACGGCTCATCAGAGACCTTCCTCCCTTTTACCATGCTTTGATGTCTTGATAATCTGCCCTGTAGTCAATGACAAGGCAGTCTCATGTTTGGGCTCCGCTATTACAAAAAGACTGTTAATCCTGCTGACGGCATCCAGCCGTGAGAGTTTGTTGGTAATAAACAGTTCGTACTCTTCCAGATCCGCAACCATCACCTTCAGCAGATAATCATAAGGACCATTGATTTTATAACATTCCATCACCTCCGGAAAGGTATTGACCTTCTCCTCAAACAGTTGGAAGATATCATGCCCATGCTCTTTAAGTGTAATATTTGCAAAAGCTGTTACGTGTTTGCCCATGCGTTTTTTATCCAGGATGGCTACATAGCCTTTGATATAGCCCTCACATTCAAGCCGTTTCACACGTTCAAATATGGAGGTTACTGATTTTCCCAGTCTGGCGGCTATCTCCTTGTTGGTAAGACGCGCATCTTCCTGTAACAGGTCCAGTATGTGCAGGTCGGTTTCATCTAACGTGAAATGCATCGGGGAATATTTTACTAAAATTACGCAGATTCGACCGCTGTACCTGAAAAAAAATCGTGATTAACAACTCATTATAGATTTGTTTTCGGCTTCTTCGCGTATCTGTATTTCTGGTTACAATAATGATGACCTTTATCCCGACGCCAACTTTGTCATACACCAAAACTAATCTCTTCAATGGAAACACGAATTGTAATTCCTCTTCAGGCATTATGCCTGGAGGATATCCCTATCGTAGGTGGTAAGTGCGCCTCACTTGGAGAAATGATTGCCAACCTCACCAAAGCAGGTATTAACATACCCTCCGGCTTCGCTATCACCACAACAGCCTATTATCAGTTTCTGCGTCAAAGTGGCCTGGAAGATTATATCCAGGAACAGATCGCTGGTATTGACTTTACCTCGCTGGTGACCCTGAGACGAGCGGGACAACGCATCCGCCAGGCAATCAGTAATACCAAATTTCCGCATGAACTCAGTACAGAGATCATTAGTGCCTATATGGAACTCTCCCGGGAATATGGTCAGGACATTACAGACGTAGCCGTACGTTCTTCCGCTACCGCAGAAGACCTCCCGGATGCATCCTTTGCCGGACAGCAGGAAACTTATCTGAATGTCAGAGGACCAGCCGCATTGATCGATGCCGTACGCAACTGCTTCGCATCTCTCTTCACTGACAGAGCCATCAGCTACCGACAAAATTTTGGATATGACCACTTCAGTATAGGCTTATCCGTTTGTATACAGAAGATGGTCCGCTCAGATCTCGGTGCTGCCGGCGTCGCCTTTTCCCTGGATACAGAATCAGGTTTCAAAGATGTGGTTGTCATCAACGCCGCTTTCGGACTGGGAGAAATGGTCGTACAGGGAGCTGTATCTCCTGATGAATTTATCGTATTCAAACCTGCGCTCAACGGGCATCACGCGCCCATCATTGAAAAACGCCTGGGCGTGAAAGACAAAATGATGGTGTATGGTGAAAGTAATGACCAACGCACCAAGATCATCCCGCTTGACAAAGCCAATCAGCAAAGATTCTCATTACGCGATAAACAGATTTTGCAACTTTCCGAATGGGTATGCAGAATAGAAGAATACTATTCGCAGCTCAAAGGAAAATGGTGTCCGATGGATATAGAATGGGCCTTAGATGGGCTCAGCAACGAATTATTCATCGTACAGGCCCGCCCCGAAACCATTCACTCACAGAAAGAACATCATACGATCACCTCCTATAGTATGGAACAAAAAGCGACGCCCTTATTAAAAGGGATTGCAGTAGGAGATAAGATCGCGTCCGGAAAAGTGAATATCCTTTTCTCACTGGACAAACGTATTACCGAAGGTTCGGAATTCAAACCCGGCGATGTACTCGTTACAGATATGACAGATCCCGATTGGGAACCTATCATGAAAATGGCAGCCGCTATTGTGACCAATAAAGGAGGACGTACCTGTCATGCTGCTATTGTAGCAAGAGAAATGGGGATTCCCGCCATCGTAGGCTGCGGCAACGCTACTGAGTTACTCAGTTCCGGTCAGGATATTACCATCAGCTGTGCAGAAGGTGATGAAGGCATCATTTATGAAGGAATCGTGCCTTTCAAAGAAACTTCGCTTGATCTGCGGGAACTGCCTGAGATCAATACATCGCTGATGCTGAATGTCGCCTCTCCTTCAATGGCATTTCAATATTCACATCTTCCCAACAAGGGCGTCGGACTAGCCAGGGAAGAATTCATCATTAACAACTACATTAAAATACACCCGCTTGCCTTATTGCATCATAAAACATTGAACGATGCGGCACTAAGCGCAGAGATCATACAATTGATCAGAGGATATGAAAATGAAGAAGCCTACTTTGTACAAAAGCTAGCCTATGGCATTGCGAAGATTGCCGCTGCATTTCATCCAGGTAAAGTGATTGTACGTTTCTCCGATTTCAAGAGCAACGAATACTACAATCTGCTGGGAGGAAAGTACTTCGAACCAGCAGAAGAAAATCCTATGATCGGTTGGAGAGGTGCATCCAGGTATTATTCTGAGAAATATAGCGCAGCCTTCGCGCTTGAATGCAAAGCCATCAAAAAGGTAAGAGAGGAAATGGGACTGGAGAATGTAGTCGTCATGATCCCTTTCTGCCGAACAGTCGACGAACTGCTGAAGGTACTAAGTACCATGAAACAGTATGGTCTTGAAAGAGGGGAAAACGGTCTGGAAGTATACCTGATGGCCGAGATACCTTCTAATATCATTATGGCAGAAGAATTCGCCGCGCATATTGATGGTTTTTCCATCGGGTCCAATGACCTTACACAACTGACATTAGGACTCGACCGCGACTCTGCACTGATTGCGAATCTCTATAATGAGCGCAATCCGGCTGTATTAAGAATGATCAGTATGCTGATCAGTACCGCTAAAAAGCAACATGTGAAAGTAGGTATCTGCGGACAAGGCCCTTCTGATTTTCCCGACTTCACAAAGTTTCTCGTTGAACAGGGAATTGATAGTATATCAGTCACACCAGATGCGTTGACGAAAACAGTGAAGGCCATCCATGAAGCAGAAGCAATGCTTAGCTTACATACACCGGCACACATTTTATAATATATAGCCCACAATAAAACAGAAAGTCGTCCGCCAAAGGCGGAACGGCTTTCTGTTTGCATATGTCAATCAAGATATTATAAAATCTGGATCAGTTTTACAATCTGAGTACCATTAGGACAGGTAGTCGTCCTTACCCTGTGGAACACATTGTATGTACCTTTTGGCAGATTGGAAGGGAAATGGAAAGATATGTCAGAATCGTTCCATGTAGCCACGCTTACATTAGCGCTGTTTTTGATATCCCACTCTACAGCAATCAGTTCAGACAGTTTTACTCTGTAAGAAGGATACAGCGTACCAATGTTGTTATAGGTAGCCTGTGTACCAGATGCCGGCAGGTTGATGTGAGGATAAAGGTTACATGCAGAACCTGGGTATAATGCTCTGATTACTTCAGCATCTTTACCGCTTTCATTAAACAGTATAAATCCGTCATTAGTAGAAGGTACGAAGTTCTTACGCATGATTGAACCGGCAGCATCAGCTTCGGTAAAAGCAGGCAGATCGACGTTACCGATCACCTGACCATTGTCAGCAACACCTTCACCTTGTGTATTCCAGTCGCTGTGACGCAGTCCCATCATGTGACCGATTTCGTGTGCGATCAGCCAGGCGATCTGGTCAGCGCTAAGATTCTGTGAATCGATCAGGGTTTTGTTCAGGATGATCTGATAACCGTTCACACCATTGAAGTTAGAAAATCCTGGATAATCTCCCATTGCATACACACCTGAAGGCAGGGTACCATAAACGATCTGGAAACTGTATGCCGGATCAGTTGCATAGTAGGTAGCATAAAAGCTCAGGGCAGAATGTGCACTGTTCCATTCCTGGATCGCTTTTACAGCGCCGTTATAATAACGGGATTCTCCAAGGACAGTTGACGGTAAAAACACTTTGATCTGTGTACCGAGTGTCCAGAGATTAGTAGCGGTTGCGTACTTTGCATTTGCATCCTTTCTGACGTTGTATTCATCCAGAAATTTTCTTGAAATAGCACGATCTCCTTCTACTACAAAAATTGAATCATAATTTTTTACGCCGGATGTATCAAATCCGAGATCATGGATCTTCTGCAGATACTTTTCATCTACACGCGCTTGAATTTCATGGTTCACCAGGACTTGGCTGCGGGTTTGTGCATCCTCTTTTTTACAGGCAAATAAAAAAGCAGACATCGCAGTAATGGTAACTGCTAAAGAGGCAATACGGGTTCTCATGTGATGTATTTGATTTAATTAACAAATTTTCCGGACAATAGACTACCAGCACATTTGTCTATACACAAATGCAACAGGTATATTTTTTATAAAATAGGCTCTAATGCGTAATACAAATACGATTGCCTTTTGGCAGACACGTATAGTCAATGCAGATAGAAGACGGATTTTGCATCATCAAAAGACCTGATGCGGGCCGGGTAACATGTCTCAATACGGGCTTCATATGGTCGGGTATACAACTTAAAACTGACAGTGCAATAATAGGAATATCTTCTATTAAAAAAGAACAAACTATGTTATATAAATATTAACAAACAATAAGGGACAGACTATAAAGTCTGTCCCTCTGACAAGCAGTTATATTATGTAACAATTACTCTTTTACATATACTGTTTCGTTTGGAGTCCAGTTAATCCATGCCTGATTAGTCCATGGGTTAGCAGGATCTACCGCACCAACGTAGTTAACCTTATCGAAGAAAGCATCGAATTCAGCAGAGAAGACTGCAGTTTTAGCAGTTTTCAGCGCAAATTCAGTGTTGGTAGCTTTATAAGAAGCAGCAGAAGGAACCTTAGCAAAAACATCAGCCAGTGCAGTGTAAGTAGTGTTAGTGTTCGCTTCAGCCATGATCAGGTTTTTGATATCGTTACCAGTCAGGTAGCTTGCATCTTTAGTATCAGCATCAAATAATACCGGACCGATTGCAGTAGCACCAGCACCACGCTGAGTAGAGATAGGGCTGATACCGGAAGCCTGGAAGATAGAGTTAGTGATTTTGGAAGTACCATCGCTCAGATAATCCTGTGCAACTTTACTTTCAACATCAGTAGCAACTGGCATACCAGAGAATACAGAGTTTGCTACAGTGAAATTAGCACCTCTTCTCCATCTTGCACCAGAGTAGAAATAATCACCAGCACCGGTTGCAGCACCAGGACCTACCAGGGTCAGGTTAGAAATGATCGGGTGAGTGAAAGGAGTAGAAGTGTTTGCACCGTTCAGGTTATCAACTTCCAGACCGTTAGACAGGCTCACAACGTCAGAAGCTTTAGGATCCAGCAGGGCAACGAGGAACTGCAGTTTACCTTTAAAGCCGCTATCCATATCGAAGTTATCATCCAGTGTACCGTAAGCTACCAGATATTTACAGTTTACGCTACCACCAAACCACTCGTAAGCGTCATCGCCGGAGTAGCTAACCTGGATGTGATCAACTGTAGTACCAGAACCAACTGCGTAGAAAGTAACACCGTTTACTTCGCTATCCGCAGTACTTGCCAGTGCGATACCACCGAACTCGATTCTTACATATTGCAGAACACCGGAGTTATCAGCATCATCACCTTGTGTGCTGGCTGCATTACCATAGTTCAGGTTAACAGTTGCGTCTACGTTAGCCAGACCTTCAACAACTCTCTTGTCAACTGGTCTGTTGGTAGAACCTTTACCTAACAGGATGATACCACCCCAGTCACCTTTAGCACGTGCACCTGGAGCTTTAGCAGATGTGAATACGATTGGAGCATCAGCAGTACCTTTAGCGATCAGCTTAGCACCTGCTGTGATGATCAGGGTACCACCGGAGGTAGGACTTGTGTTTCCACCCAGAATAGTAGTACCTGGTTCTATAGTCAGAGTAGCGTTGTTTGTAACGTAAACATACTCTTTCATCAGATAGAAAGTATCCTTTGAAAGCTTTCTGTCGGCAGAGATTTTACCTTTCAATTCAACAGTCGCCTTCGGTTGTTCAGGAGTTGGTTCAACTTTGTCATCATCTTTACAAGCTACGAAAGTTGTAGCCAGCGCAGCAGCCATAAGCAGAACTGATGTCTTGTTTTTTCTCATAGAATTAAATTGAATTTTTGGCAAAAAAATGAATTAAATGTTAGCTGATTATTAGCACTATGTTAACAAATGGTCAACTTATTACCTGACCTTTTATTATCTGAAAGTATAGGAAAAGCTTAAAGAGAAATTTGTTCCGTATTTGTATTGATAGAACACATAATCTGTCCCTTTCTTATAAGATCTTTTATCGTCTTTGTTCTGATACAACAGATACGGATTGTTCAGGATGTCTGAAATGTTCAGCTTGATTTCTCCGTTCTTTTTGAACAGACGTTTGCTGAGCTGCAGATCAAGCAGGTTTCTGGAATTCTCGAACACGTCCAGTTTGTTGCTGCTGTCGTCACCCACAATGTTGATCCTTGAACCGATTCTGTTGTACAGTACGGTTACACCCATGTCGTTGTTAGGATTGTTAATCTGCAAACCTGCATTGATCAGGTATGGAGACTGACCCGGCATACTTCTCGTTTCACCGTTGATGTTACGTACAGTCTGGTTTGGATTCTTGATTGAAGAGTGGATGTATGCACCGTTAGCGAATATGAAGGAATTCTTACCCCATCTGCCCATTACAAACTCCAGGTTCTTTCTTGCTTCCAATTCAATTCCGAATGTATTTGCATCATTCAGGTTGATGTATGTACGGTCGTTGTTATCGATGCTATACCATGTTTCAGAGATAGGATCTTTAAACTTCTTGTAGAATGCAGCTACTGCGAATGTTTCGCCGGCAGCAGGATATAATTCGTAACGTAAATCAATGTTGGTGATACGGGTCT contains the following coding sequences:
- a CDS encoding Lrp/AsnC family transcriptional regulator, translating into MHFTLDETDLHILDLLQEDARLTNKEIAARLGKSVTSIFERVKRLECEGYIKGYVAILDKKRMGKHVTAFANITLKEHGHDIFQLFEEKVNTFPEVMECYKINGPYDYLLKVMVADLEEYELFITNKLSRLDAVSRINSLFVIAEPKHETALSLTTGQIIKTSKHGKREEGL
- a CDS encoding M57 family metalloprotease; translation: MRTRIASLAVTITAMSAFLFACKKEDAQTRSQVLVNHEIQARVDEKYLQKIHDLGFDTSGVKNYDSIFVVEGDRAISRKFLDEYNVRKDANAKYATATNLWTLGTQIKVFLPSTVLGESRYYNGAVKAIQEWNSAHSALSFYATYYATDPAYSFQIVYGTLPSGVYAMGDYPGFSNFNGVNGYQIILNKTLIDSQNLSADQIAWLIAHEIGHMMGLRHSDWNTQGEGVADNGQVIGNVDLPAFTEADAAGSIMRKNFVPSTNDGFILFNESGKDAEVIRALYPGSACNLYPHINLPASGTQATYNNIGTLYPSYRVKLSELIAVEWDIKNSANVSVATWNDSDISFHFPSNLPKGTYNVFHRVRTTTCPNGTQIVKLIQIL
- the ppsA gene encoding phosphoenolpyruvate synthase, whose product is METRIVIPLQALCLEDIPIVGGKCASLGEMIANLTKAGINIPSGFAITTTAYYQFLRQSGLEDYIQEQIAGIDFTSLVTLRRAGQRIRQAISNTKFPHELSTEIISAYMELSREYGQDITDVAVRSSATAEDLPDASFAGQQETYLNVRGPAALIDAVRNCFASLFTDRAISYRQNFGYDHFSIGLSVCIQKMVRSDLGAAGVAFSLDTESGFKDVVVINAAFGLGEMVVQGAVSPDEFIVFKPALNGHHAPIIEKRLGVKDKMMVYGESNDQRTKIIPLDKANQQRFSLRDKQILQLSEWVCRIEEYYSQLKGKWCPMDIEWALDGLSNELFIVQARPETIHSQKEHHTITSYSMEQKATPLLKGIAVGDKIASGKVNILFSLDKRITEGSEFKPGDVLVTDMTDPDWEPIMKMAAAIVTNKGGRTCHAAIVAREMGIPAIVGCGNATELLSSGQDITISCAEGDEGIIYEGIVPFKETSLDLRELPEINTSLMLNVASPSMAFQYSHLPNKGVGLAREEFIINNYIKIHPLALLHHKTLNDAALSAEIIQLIRGYENEEAYFVQKLAYGIAKIAAAFHPGKVIVRFSDFKSNEYYNLLGGKYFEPAEENPMIGWRGASRYYSEKYSAAFALECKAIKKVREEMGLENVVVMIPFCRTVDELLKVLSTMKQYGLERGENGLEVYLMAEIPSNIIMAEEFAAHIDGFSIGSNDLTQLTLGLDRDSALIANLYNERNPAVLRMISMLISTAKKQHVKVGICGQGPSDFPDFTKFLVEQGIDSISVTPDALTKTVKAIHEAEAMLSLHTPAHIL